Proteins found in one Quercus robur chromosome 2, dhQueRobu3.1, whole genome shotgun sequence genomic segment:
- the LOC126699468 gene encoding probable calcium-binding protein CML10 codes for MPVWSPRSTSYPLSEEQLKGLLKRYDTNGDGKLSKNELKAAFRSLGLHFSGWRAGQALRHADANGDGYVSEDEMKELVKRSII; via the exons ATGCCTGTGTGGAGCCCTAGAAGTACAAGCTATCCCTTGTCTGAAGAGCAACTTAAGGGTCTTCTAAAGAGATATGATACAAATGGAGATGGTAAGCTAAGCAAGAATGAGCTAAAGGCTGCTTTTCGTAGCCTTGGCTTGCATTTTAGTGGCTGGAGAGCTGGACAAGCACTTCGTCATGCAGATGCTAATGGAGATGGATATGTTAGCGAAGATGAGATGAAAGAGCTGGTCAA GAGGTCAAtcatttaa